From one Paenibacillus sp. FSL K6-1330 genomic stretch:
- a CDS encoding alpha-L-fucosidase — protein sequence MNEDLKGHSDHLAVLPTPEQLVWQDMELGMFCHFGINTFCDQEWGEGKDSPTLFNPLQLDARQWVRTAKKAGFRYFILTTKHHDGFCLWPTATTDYSVASSPWKDGRGDVVKECADACREEGIGFGIYVSPWDRHEPCYADPQKYDDFYCRQLEELLTGYGPLVEIWFDGAGSEGREYDWPRIMDLVKKHQPSAMVFNMGAPTIRWVGNEDGVAPYPCWNTADSSRGSMFSEESLKWLPETPGWVPAECDVPIRKDRWFWHPDEEHLLLSVDQLMEIYYRSVGHGATLLLNVAPDHRGLLPEADVKRLLAFGREIERRFGHALAESSGSGEVVEMTLSRVCVIDHAVVMEEIVYGERVSQYVLEAFIDGEWLELTRGSAIGHKKIDAFSPVSTDKVRLRVLKSAASPKIKKMAVYRCGQ from the coding sequence GCAGCTAGTCTGGCAGGACATGGAGCTCGGGATGTTCTGCCATTTTGGAATCAATACTTTTTGTGATCAGGAGTGGGGAGAGGGCAAGGATTCGCCCACATTGTTTAATCCACTACAGCTAGATGCCCGGCAGTGGGTAAGAACGGCAAAAAAGGCCGGGTTCCGTTATTTCATATTGACGACAAAGCACCATGACGGCTTTTGCCTGTGGCCAACGGCGACAACGGATTACTCCGTAGCCTCGAGCCCGTGGAAGGATGGTCGGGGCGATGTCGTAAAAGAATGTGCGGATGCTTGCCGGGAAGAGGGCATCGGCTTCGGTATTTATGTATCCCCTTGGGACAGGCATGAGCCATGTTATGCCGATCCGCAAAAGTATGATGACTTTTATTGCAGACAATTGGAGGAGCTCTTAACCGGCTATGGTCCGCTTGTAGAAATCTGGTTTGACGGTGCGGGGTCGGAAGGCCGCGAATATGACTGGCCTCGAATCATGGATCTCGTGAAAAAGCATCAGCCCAGCGCGATGGTGTTTAATATGGGCGCGCCCACAATCCGTTGGGTCGGCAATGAGGATGGCGTCGCTCCGTATCCTTGCTGGAATACGGCCGATTCTTCCCGAGGCAGCATGTTCAGCGAAGAATCGCTGAAGTGGCTGCCGGAGACGCCGGGCTGGGTGCCCGCGGAATGTGATGTCCCCATCCGAAAAGACCGCTGGTTCTGGCATCCTGACGAAGAACACTTGCTGTTGTCTGTTGATCAACTAATGGAAATCTATTATCGATCGGTCGGGCATGGGGCAACCTTGCTGCTCAATGTCGCTCCAGACCATCGGGGGCTGCTTCCGGAGGCCGATGTAAAGCGGCTTCTGGCATTTGGCAGAGAGATCGAGCGTCGGTTTGGTCATGCCCTGGCTGAAAGCTCGGGATCGGGCGAGGTCGTTGAAATGACCCTTTCCCGAGTATGCGTGATCGATCATGCCGTTGTCATGGAGGAGATCGTTTACGGAGAACGTGTAAGTCAATATGTGCTGGAAGCGTTCATCGATGGAGAGTGGCTTGAGCTTACGCGCGGCAGCGCGATCGGTCACAAGAAAATCGATGCGTTCTCGCCAGTATCTACGGACAAGGTGCGTTTACGTGTACTGAAATCGGCCGCAAGT